One Solea solea chromosome 5, fSolSol10.1, whole genome shotgun sequence genomic window carries:
- the ddx21 gene encoding nucleolar RNA helicase 2 — MPSKIIFDTEDQVMEENVDTVIEAKTLKIKNKEGKKLKKMQLEVQAEQEEPDCEPPAPKKKKKKDKLAAEQVNDHTDEATDLNGNCNGIETPKKKKTKKNSEGDTEMKKKQKQATIEAETNGHSKPNTPVQTPSQTPAQSSEESASDGEKETAETPEQKEGAFSNFRISQVTIDKLKARGVSYLFDIQVKCFDHVYDGEDVIAQARTGTGKTFSFAIPLVEKLQGSLEPVVRGRAPKVLVLTPTRELAIQVARDFKDVSKKLSITCFYGGTSYNPQLDAIRNGIDILVGTPGRIKDHTQNNKLDLTKVKHVVLDEVDQMLDMGFAEQVEEILALSYKKDAETNPQTLLFSATCPPWVYDVGRKYMRPGCKHIDLIGKKTQKAATTVEHLAIACHWSQRIAVLGDVIQVYSGSHGRTIVFCETKKEANELALNASIKQSAQSLHGDIPQKQRETTLKGFRNGSFEVLVATNVAARGLDIPEVDLVVQCSPPKDVESYIHRSGRTGRAGRTGVCICFYQRKEEDQLRYVENKAGITFRRVGVPTANDIIKSSSKDAVKFLDSIPATAIEYFRASAEKLIAERGAVDALAAALAHISGATSLEQRSLLNSDAGYTTIQMVCSQEMHNMGYAWKTVKEQLGEEYDNLIQRMTFLKGKMGVCFDVPADKVKEIQENWTDGRRWELTVATELPELEEKQFNNRGDRGFGGGDRSGGFRGGRGRSFGGSGGRSNGFRSGGGRGGGGGRGGGGRGYGNRGGQKRSFSQAFDY, encoded by the exons ATGCCGTCAAAAATCATCTTTGACACCGAAGATCAAGTTATGGAGGAGAATGTGGACACTGTTATCGAGGCTAAAACCCTTAAG ATCAAGAACAAAGAGGGCAAGAAGTTGAAGAAGATGCAGTTGGAGGTCCAGGCAGAGCAGGAGGAACCAGACTGTGAACCTCCAGCAccgaagaagaaaaagaaaaaagacaagctGGCAGCGGAACAAGTGAACGACCACACAGATGAGGCCACAGACTTGAATGGAAACTGTAATGGTATtgaaacaccaaagaagaagaagactaagAAGAACAGTGAGGGAGACACAGAG atgaaaaagaaacaaaagcaagCAACTATAGAGGCAGAAACCAATGGACATTCCAAGCCAAACACCCCTGTACAGACACCCAGCCAGACACCAGCACAGTCCAGTGAAGAGTCTGCTAGTGACGGCGAGAAAGAAACG gCGGAGACTCCAGAGCAGAAGGAAGGGGCCTTCTCCAACTTCAGGATCTCTCAGGTCACCATTGATAAACTTAAAG CTCGGGGAGTCTCTTACCTGTTTGACATTCAGGTGAAGTGTTTTGATCATGTATATGATGGAGAAGATGTGATTGCCCAAGCTCGAACAGGAACAGGGAAGACTTTCTCATTTGCCATTCCCTTGGTGGAGAAGCTCCAGGGTTCATTGGAGCCCGTCGTCAGAGGGAGAGCTCCCAAG GTCCTTGTGTTGACTCCAACCAGAGAGTTGGCAATCCAGGTTGCTAGGGACTTCAAAGATGTCTCAAAGAAACTATCCATCACCTGTTTCTATGGAGGCACCTCATACAACCCACAGC TCGATGCTATTCGTAATGGCATTGATATTTTGGTTGGAACCCCTGGTCGCATCAAAGACCACACCCAGAACAATAAACTTGACCTGACCAAAGTCAAACACGTTGTTCTGGATGAAGTGGACCAAATGTTGGACATGGGATTTGCCGAACAGGTTGAAGAAATATTGGCCTTATCGTACAAGAAAG ACGCTGAAACAAATCCCCAGACCCTGCTGTTCTCAGCCACCTGCCCTCCCTGGGTCTACGATGTGGGCAGGAAATACATGAGACCGGGATGCAAACACATCGACCTGATTggcaagaaaacacagaaagctgCAACGACTGTGGAA CATCTGGCCATAGCCTGCCACTGGTCACAGCGCATAGCCGTGTTGGGCGACGTGATCCAGGTTTACAGCGGCAGCCACGGCAGAACCATTGTGTTCtgtgagacaaagaaagaagcCAACGAGCTGGCCTTGAATGCATCGATCAAACAG agtgCACAGTCCCTCCATGGCGATATTcctcagaaacagagagaaacaacACTGAAGGGCTTCAGGAACGGGTCTTTTGAGGTTCTGGTTGCCACCAACGTTGCAGCCCGTGGATTGGACATTCCTGAAGTGGATCTCGTCGTCCAGTGCTCTCCACCCAAG GATGTGGAGTCATACATCCATCGTTCAGGTCGTACAGGTCGAGCTGGCAGGACTGGAGTCTGCATCTGTTTCTAccagaggaaagaagaggatcAGCTGCGCTATGTAGAGAACAAAGCG GGTATCACATTCAGACGAGTTGGTGTTCCCACGGCCAATGACATCATCAAGTCATCAAGCAAAGACGCCGTCAA GTTTCTGGACTCTATTCCCGCCACAGCTATTGAATACTTCAGAGCATCAGCTGAGAAGCTGATTGCAGAGAGGGGAGCAGTCGACGCATTAGCTGCAGCGCTGGCACATATTTCTGGAGCCACAAGTCTTGAGCAGAGGTCACTGCTGAACTCTGATGCT gGTTACACGACGATACAGATGGTGTGCTCTCAGGAGATGCATAACATGGGCTACGCTTGGAAAACGGTCAAAGAGCAACTTGGTGAAGAGTATGATAACCTCATCCAAAGAATGACCTTCCTCAAGGGCAAAATG GGAGTTTGTTTTGATGTCCCAGCTGACAAAGTCAAAGAGATTCAG GAGAACTGGACAGATGGCCGCCGCTGGGAACTGACTGTGGCCACAGAACTCCCCGAGCTGGAGGAGAAGCAGTTCAACAACCGCGGTGACAGAGGCTTCGGCGGCGGTGACCGATCAGGAGGGTTCAGAGGCGGAAGGGGGCGTAGTTTTGGTGGGAGCGGTGGCCGCAGCAACGGGTTCCGGAGTGGCGGGGGGCGTGGTGGCGGCGGTGGCCGTGGCGGTGGTGGCCGCGGCTATGGCaacagaggaggacaaaaaCGAAGCTTCAGCCAAGCTTTTGATTACTGA
- the mpc1 gene encoding mitochondrial pyruvate carrier 1: protein MAGVLARKALDHLKSKEFRDYLTRFHFWGPVANWGLPVAAIADMKKSPDIISGRMTFALCCYSLLFMRFAYKVQPRNWLLFACHLTNESAQLIQGSRLLKYNMEKKMASQ from the exons ATGGCTGGGGTTCTTGCTCGGAAAGCTCTCGACCACCTCAAGAGCAAAGAATTCCGGGATTATTTGACGAGGTTT CATTTCTGGGGTCCTGTAGCAAACTGGGGTCTCCCCGTGGCTGCCATCGCAGATATGAAGAAGAGCCCAGACATTATCAGTGGCAGGATGACCTTTG CACTGTGCTGCTATTCACTGCTCTTCATGAGGTTTGCCTACAAGGTGCAGCCACGCAACTGGTTACTTTTTGCCTGTCATTTGACCAATGAGTCTGCACAGCTAATACAGGGAAGTCGTCTCCTCAAATATAA CATGGAGAAGAAGATGGCATCTCAGTGA
- the kifbp gene encoding KIF-binding protein — translation MASINSDEWRAICDKFTNAQNLTEVESRNDPENEPFRSKYKARELLREIYSSLKCFNAGEGDEESREESTDQRPPVEPVDGQREDECGQDVSGDSAAGLRAAKLGAVEYYLGVNHVDTEELSAGQEHLMNCMKLLERCSVSSENVSLFIHVRNQLGILWASRDETETAQGFLETAEAIYQRYMKEDGTPPTDMTEYFTTEENLLTHQERNKRFELAYTHTMYYLAQIYKNLGQNERAATYCHSTLQRQLQLNQFSPMEWALNAATLSQYYITKGQFMLGRHCLSAASVISGLAGDVPSEAAAQESETESERREKLRQQRAEIARCWIKYCLNLLQDAKKVLEDNIGELDTDRQEELKRARRREEEEEEKGRKNALLFGSEDTFDSIASVEEKVQCLFPLDFTEARAVFLVGQNNVTQAKEYFVMDGYVTDHIEILQDHSTLFRSLAFFEEDLERRCKMHKRRVDMLEPVCQDLNSQYYLMIRRQMMFELAETYSEMMDLKLTLANRQADAQSLDSHTIKKFNHLCSASVKYFQMFLDSLRSPEGKIPEHLEEEVLRPALVARFRVGRLHSRLISSSPSAQLENLNNSVENYKYVVDYCEAHPEASATVETELELSKEMVGLLPLKINRLKARMATNNTDDDAVH, via the exons ATGGCGTCGATCAACAGTGATGAGTGGAGAGCTATCTGCGACAAATTCACCAACGCCCAAAACCTCACCGAGGTAGAGTCACGAAATGACCCAGAAAACGAGCCGTTCCGCTCCAAATACAAGGCCAGGGAGCTCCTTAGGGAGATATACTCCTCGCTCAAGTGTTTTAATGCCGGCGAAGGTGATGAGGAGAGCAGGGAGGAGAGCACAGACCAGCGGCCGCCAGTGGAGCCGGtggacgggcagagagaggacGAGTGCGGTCAGGACGTCAGCGGTGACTCTGCGGCCGGGCTGCGGGCCGCTAAACTCGGGGCAGTGGAGTACTATTTGGGCGTCAACCATGTCGACACGGAGGAGCTGTCTGCCGGACAGGAACATCTGATGAACTGCATGAAGCTGCTGGAGAGATGCAGCGTCTCCTCCGAGAATGTGTCGCTGTTTATCCATGTCAGG aACCAGCTGGGCATCTTGTGGGCGTCCCGGGACGAGACAGAGACAGCTCAGGGTTTCCTAGAAACAGCAGAAGCCATATACCAACGTTACATGAAGGAG gatGGGACTCCTCCCACTGATATGACAGAATACTTTACTACTGAGGAGAACCTGCTGACACATCAGGAAAGGAACAAAAG GTTTGAGTTGGCTTACACACATACCATGTACTACCTTGCTCAAATCTACAAAAACCTTG GTCAAAACGAACGTGCCGCCACCTATTGTCACAGTACACTGCAGAGACAGTTACAGTTGAATCAGTTCAGTCCGATGGAGTGGGCGCTGAATGCCGCTACACTATCACAGTATTATATCACTAAG ggcCAATTCATGTTGGGCAGACATTGCCTGTCAGCAGCTTCCGTCATATCCGGTTTGGCAGGAGACGTTCCTTCTGAGGCCGCAGCACAGGAAA gtgagacagagagtgagcgTAGGGAAAAGCTCAGACAGCAGAGAGCGGAGATCGCAAGATGCTGGATCAAATACTGTCTCAACCTCCTGCAGGATGCAAAGAAAGTACTCGAG GACAACATCGGGGAGCTTGATACTGATCGTCAAGAAGAGCTGAAGAGAGCAAGAagacgtgaggaggaggaggaagagaagggcaGGAAGAACGCTTTACTGTTTGGCTCTGAGGACACATTTGACTCCATCGCTAGTGTGGAAGAAAAG GTGCAGTGTTTGTTTCCATTGGACTTCACTGAGGCCAGAGCTGTGTTTCTAGTGGGACAGAATAATgtcacacag GCCAAGGAGTACTTTGTGATGGACGGATATGTGACGGACCACATAGAGATCTTGCAGGATCACAGCACCCTCTTCAGGTCTCTAGCGTTCTTTGAAGAGGATCTGGAGCGACGCTGCAAGATGCACAAACGCAGAGTCGATATGCTAGAGCCGGTCTGCCAAG ACTTGAACTCTCAGTACTACCTAATGATCCGTAGACAGATGATGTTTGAGCTGGCAGAGACGTACAGTGAAATGATGGACCTGAAACTAACGCTGGCAAACAGACAAGCAGATGCACAGTCACTCGATAGCCACACCATTAAGAAGTTCAACCACCTCTGCTCTGCCTCTGTGAA GTACTTCCAGATGTTCCTAGACTCTCTACGCTCTCCAGAGGGGAAAATTCCGGAGcacctggaggaggaggtgcttcGACCAGCTCTGGTGGCTCGCTTCAGAGTGGGGCGACTACACAGCCGACTGATCAGCTCTTCACCCTCTGCTCAGCTCGAAAACCTCAACAACTCTGTAGAAAACTACaa ATACGTGGTGGACTATTGTGAGGCTCACCCCGAGGCATCAGCCACCGTGGAGACAGAGCTGGAGCTGAGTAAGGAGATGGTCGGCCTTCTGCCTCTCAAAATCAACCGCCTCAAAGCAAGGATGGCCACCAACAACACGGACGACGACGCTGTTCACTGA